A stretch of the Oxyura jamaicensis isolate SHBP4307 breed ruddy duck chromosome 4, BPBGC_Ojam_1.0, whole genome shotgun sequence genome encodes the following:
- the LOC118166783 gene encoding putative P2Y purinoceptor 10 isoform X1 codes for MPAQCAVSAQIELAGPTEGLACVRLAISLGEQPWIWSQGCDRSVCTSLAGLCSALLPAPSSAEANYSEPLRGSKRTILSARSKPLFICSPTEIPCIYAACSSTLKRIYSMCGNIERFGASQHLSLLPAESLHPPESTAERGDSAEMESNASSGNCTHPQMAFQSTLYAATYTIIFIPGLLANSAALWVLCRFISKKSKAVIFMINLAVADLAHVLSLPLRMYYYINHTWPFGSFLCQVCFYLKYLNMYASICFLTCISIQRYLFLLHPFRAKDWKRRYDAAISAAVWLFVGAACLPLPIVRSPALSNSTNTCFSDLAVKQLAPGASIALVTVAELFGFVIPFGIIACCTWKMRQSLRECQTQLQNASEKQRALRMVLMCAAVFFICFTPYHINFPLFMMVIENIITDCAVHRSTLRFHPISLCLASLNCCLDPVLYYFMTSEFQDQLLRHGCAALRARLARSRSSFSVADAGHDIRTRPRNLPRFGLWSLPKLFGRINSMEIPPAPPDELLLESIS; via the coding sequence ATGCCTGCACAATGTGCCGTGAGCGCCCAAATTGAGTTAGCAGGACCGACAGAGGGACTGGCGTGCGTTCGGCTGGCTATTAGCTTAGGAGAGCAGCCTTGGATCTGGAGCCAGGGCTGTGATAGATCTGTCTGCACCTCCCTGGCTGGCCTCTGCTCcgctctgctgccagcaccatcGTCTGCTGAGGCTAATTACAGTGAACCTCTGCGCGGATCCAAAAGGACAATTCTATCAGCCCGCTCAAAGCCCCTCTTTATTTGCAGCCCCACTGAAATCCCTTGTATATATGCAGCTTGTTCTTCCACCCTGAAGCGCATTTATTCCATGTGTGGCAATATTGAGAGGTTTGGGGCatcacagcacttgtctttgcTCCCCGCAGAAAGCCTCCACCCGCCTGAATCCACTGCGGAGCGAGGAGACTCGGCCGAGATGGAGAGCAACGCGTCCTCTGGGAACTGCACCCACCCGCAGATGGCCTTCCAGTCCACGCTGTACGCAGCCACCTACACCATCATCTTCATCCCCGGCCTCCTGGCCAACAGCGCTGCCCTGTGGGTCCTGTGCCGCTTCATCAGCAAGAAGAGCAAAGCCGTCATCTTCATGATCAACCTGGCCGTGGCCGACCTGGCCCACGTCCTCTCGCTGCCGCTGCGGATGTATTACTACATCAACCACACGTGGCCCTTCGGGAGCTTCCTCTGCCAGGTGTGCTTCTACCTGAAGTACCTCAACATGTACGCCAGCATTTGCTTCCTCACCTGCATCAGCATCCAGCGGtacctcttcctcctccaccccttCAGAGCCAAGGACTGGAAGCGGCGCTACGACGCGGCCATCAGCGCGGCCGTCTGGCTCTTCGTGGGGGCCGcgtgcctgcccctgcccatcGTGAGGAGCCCGGCCCTGTCCAACAGCACCAACACCTGCTTTTCGGACCTGGCCGTGAAGCAGCTGGCGCCGGGAGCCTCCATCGCGCTGGTGACGGTGGCGGAGCTCTTTGGCTTCGTCATCCCCTTCGGCATCATCGCCTGCTGCACGTGGAAGATGAGGCAGTCGCTGCGGGAGTGCCAAACGCAGCTGCAAAACGCCAGCGAGAAGCAGAGAGCGCTGCGGATGGTCCTGATGTGCGCGGCTGTCTTCTTCATCTGCTTCACCCCCTACCACATCAACTTCCCCCTCTTCATGATGGTGATAGAGAACATCATCACGGACTGCGCCGTGCACAGGAGCACGCTCCGCTTCCACCCCATCTCCCTCTGCCTCGCCAGCCTCAACTGCTGCCTGGATCCCGTCCTCTACTACTTCATGACCTCCGAGTTCCAGGACCAGCTGCTGCGGCACGGCTGTGCCGCCCTGCGGGCTCGCCTCGCGCGCAGCCGCAGCAGCTTCTCCGTGGCGGACGCCGGCCACGACATCCGCACCAG